A window from Hemibagrus wyckioides isolate EC202008001 linkage group LG17, SWU_Hwy_1.0, whole genome shotgun sequence encodes these proteins:
- the LOC131367732 gene encoding LOW QUALITY PROTEIN: murinoglobulin-2-like (The sequence of the model RefSeq protein was modified relative to this genomic sequence to represent the inferred CDS: inserted 1 base in 1 codon; deleted 1 base in 1 codon; substituted 2 bases at 2 genomic stop codons) yields MVFSEVHIRRRLLLATFLFLSVYGQTSGPYFMVTFPAVIESGSHVTFCASLLKPNETLQMDVYLVDGNQSRTLFQETVEKDLHCFNFEAPQVEGESVQKIRVEVKGECFKMTEERRVMFKSYDTLTFIQTDKAIYNPGQTVNFRVVTMDSYLLPLKQKYSTVFLQDNHGNRIGQWTNVSSPGLILQLSHELNAEAPQGEYQLHAEIGDRLITHQFKVEKYILPKFEVTLKAPEEHSIGEEEVKLEVCGKYTYGQPVSGQAVVKWKSLIHQKTFNGKKLLKEEYTYGQPVSGQAVVEIKVTTYSGTPIPNKKVYLSEGERWSRTQLLNLTTDSNGMANSSVPSPEHPKTEILLRASVYPEEKYHPYKTPFFSTAEKRIQLLQPATPYSPVFSELSIESSEEPFKCGAEIPITINYYIVGETAENYSTDILYMVLSKGAIVHHGHETVEVEESTGVRKGKVSFNLSVHVELAPVVQVVVYSVLPSENIISASKNFEIEKCFRNKVSLQFSPSKAVPGEKNNLDVSAHPGSLCGLSAIDQSVFLLESGNRLNADKIFNLLPVTLVSDYPYRIRVDHVYDTLKGVGLKMATNLAVRXPHCLLYKGMQYHFEHLYVAYRTNFPEPVALVGYHDRYEPIKTVRKFFPETWIWQLLEVGDSGSVPLPVTVPDTITTWETEAFCVSSSGLGLAPPVQLTVFQPFFLELSLPYSIIRVEVFELKATVFNYLLKCIMVKVTPASSLEYTLEPSSDDKYSSCLCENGRKTFKXLIPSVLGVLNVTVSAEAEQSQTVCDNEIVRVCSRRGRIDTVTXSFIVQAEGTEKTKSLSWLLCPQGNSVSEELELTLPEDVIEGSARASVSVLGKEIKHYRKNLQYKLTSLLTAFVLSTFGKAKHFIFIDPDIINSAKQWLIVMQRSDGCFIQQGNLFNNRMKGGVNDEVTITARAGRQPMQSSSLCFSAPEPSSTCPLHGLSSKTTDEDSSVMTGTPTASAPADPGIRRQLSVNPFTLAEKGKMKKKSKMNATEQSQTLLLKDPVVNKGLLCLKSSIHNLTNTYTTVLLAYTFSLSGEKEIREQLLKDLDNVAIVELRYGCLHWSQSALDESDSLSVEISSYVLLAVLTTGQLTTADLGYANRIVSWLVKQQNPYGGFSSSQDTVFSSEGSSTITVKSAPGHSYTFDMNQNKKLLYQERSLQDVPGKYSIDVKRSICVSVQTSLFYNVPTPTEISSLNITVNTEGNCTKSFDHTLTIKFSVQVGF; encoded by the exons atggtgttcagtgaggtCCACATAAGGAGAAGGCTGCTGTTAGCCACcttcctctttctgtctgtctatggaCAAACTTCAGGACCATA TTTCATGGTAACATTTCCTGCAGTAATAGAGTCTGGCTCTCATGTAACATTCTGTGCGAGTCTTCTGAAGCCTAATGAGACTCTGCAAATGGATGTTTATCTGGTTGATGGCAACCAGAGTAGGACTCTTTTTCAAGAGACAGTGGAAAAGGATCTTCACTGCTTTAATTTTGAA GCTCCACAGGTTGAGGGTGAATCAGTGCAAAAGATCAGAGTAGAGGTCAAAGGGGAATGTTTTAAGATGACAGAAGAAAGGAGAGTAATGTTTAAATCCTATGATACATTGACTTTTATCCAGACCGATAAAGCCATCTACAATCCAGGCCAAACAG TGAATTTCAGAGTTGTCACTATGGATTCTTATTTACTCCCACTTAAACAAAAG TACAGCACAGTGTTTCTTCAG GATAATCATGGGAACAGGATTGGTCAGTGGACAAATGTGTCCTCGCCAGGTCTGATACTGCAGCTTTCTCATGAGCTAAATGCTGAAGCTCCACAGGGAGAATATCAGTTACATGCTGAGATTGGAGACAGATTGATCACACACCAATTTAAAGTGGAAAAGTAta TTTTACCCAAGTTCGAGGTTACATTAAAAGCACCAGAAGAACACAGCATTGGTGAAGAGGAAGTAAAGCTAGAAGTTTGTGGAAA GTACACATATGGACAACCAGTATCTGGTCAagcagtggttaag TGGAAATCCTTGATTCACCAAAAAACTTTCAACGGGAAAAAGCTATTGAAGGAAGAGTACACATATGGACAACCAGTATCTGGTCAAGCAGTGGTTGAG ATTAAAGTTACTACCTACAGTGGAACACCAATTCCAAACAAGAAGGTGTATCTTTCAGAAGGTGAACGGTGGTCACGAACGCAACTACTCAATCTTACTACAGATAGTAATGGTATGGCAAACTCCTCAGTCCCTTCACCTGAACATCctaaaacagaaatattattGAGG GCAAGTGTCTATCCAGAGGAAAAATACCACCCATACAAAACACCATTCTTTTCAACTGCAGAAAAACGTATACAGCTGCTCCAACCTGCTACACCTTACAGTCCAGTTTTCAGTGAACTCTCAATAGAGAGCTCAGAGGAACCATTTAAATGTGGTGCTGAAATTCCCATAACCATTAACTACTATATTGTTGGGGAAACTGCTGAAAATTACAGCACTGATATTCTATACATG GTCTTATCTAAAGGAGCCATAGTCCATCATGGGCATGAGACTGTTGAAGTGGAAGAGTCTACGGGTGTCAGAAAAGGAAAAGTCTCATTTAACCTATCTGTTCATGTTGAGCTAGCTCCTGTAGTGCAGGTTGTAGTGTACTCTGTCCTGCCCAGTGAGAACATCATTTCTGCTAGCAAGAACTTTGAAATtgaaaaatgtttcagaaataaG GTTTCGCTACAGTTCTCTCCCTCCAAGGCAGTTCCAGGTGAGAAGAACAATCTTGATGTTTCAGCTCATCCTGGATCATTGTGTGGCCTCAGTGCAATAGAtcagagtgtgttcctcttGGAATCTGGAAACCGCCTAAACGCTGACAAG ATATTTAATTTGTTGCCAGTGACATTGGTATCAGATTATCCCTATCGTATACGGGTTGACCATGTATACGATACATTAAAG GGAGTGGGGCTGAAGATGGCAACAAATTTGGCTGTTAGATAACCTCATTGTTTGCTGTACAAAGGCATGCAGTATCATTTTGAACATCTATATG TTGCATACAGGACCAATTTTCCTGAACCAGTGGCATTAGTAGGATATCATGACAGATATGAACCCATCAAGACAGTTCGTAAATTCTTTCCAGAAACTTGGATATGGCAACTTCTTGAAGTTGG AGACTCTGGATCAGTACCGCTTCCTGTCACTGTTCCTGACACTATCACCACCTGGGAGACAGAGGCTTTCTGCGTATCATCTAGTGGTCTGGGTCTGGCTCCTCCTGTTCAGCTCACTGTGTTTCAGCCCTTCTTCCTGGAGCTCTCATTGCCCTACTCCATTATCCGGGTGGAGGTTTTTGAGCTGAAGGCCACTGTCTTCAATTATCTTTTGAAATGCATTATG GTTAAAGTGACTCCAGCCTCTTCCCTAGAATACACTCTGGAGCCATCTTCTGATGACAAGTATTCATCCTGCCTGTGTGAAAATGGAAGAAAGACATTCA CTCTAATTCCCTCTGTGCTTG GAGTCCTGAATGTTACAGTGAGTGCAGAGGCAGAACAATCTCAGactgtgtgtgataatgagatTGTAAGAGTGTGTTCCAGA AGAGGCCGTATTGACACAGTTACATGAAGCTTTATTGTACAG GCTGAAGGAACTGAAAAGACAAAGAGCCTAAGCTGGTTATTATGCCCACAAG GCAACAGTGTTTCAGAGGAATTGGAGCTGACTCTTCCTGAGGATGTAATAGAGGGATCAGCACGAGCTTCTGTTTCAGTGCTTGGTAAAGAGataaaacattacagaaaaaatTTGcagtataaat TAACATCTTT ATTAACTGCTTTCGTGTTGAGCACTTTTGGCAAAGCAAAACATTTCATCTTTATTGATCCAGACATCATTAACAGTGCAAAGCAATGGCTCATAGTTATGCAGAGATCAGATGGCTGTTTTATACAACAGGGAAATTTGTTCAATAATAGAATGAAG ggtggtgtaaatgatgaagtGACCATTACTGCTAGGGCTGG AAGACAGCCAATGCAGTCAtcctctctgtgtttttctgccCCGGAGCCTTCTTCGACATGCCCACTACACGGGCTCTCCTCCAAAACTACCGATGAAGACAGCAGCGTTATGACTGGGACTCCGACAG CCTCTGCTCCTGCTGACCCAGGAATTAGGAGACAATTAAGTGTTAATCCGTTCACACtggcagaaaaaggaaaaatgaagaagaaaagcaagATGAATGCCACAGAGCAGTCACAAACTTTATTGTTAAAG GATCCTGTTGTGAATAAAGGGCTGTTGTGCCTAAAATCTTCTATTCATAACCTGACAAACACCTACACCACTGTGCTCTTGGCCTACACTTTCAGTCTGTCTGGAGAGAAGGAAATTCGGGAGCAGCTACTAAAAGATTTGGATAATGTTGCTATTGTTGAG CTTAGAT atggTTGTCTTCACTGGTCTCAGTCAGCATTAGACGAGTCCGACTCATTGTCAGTGGAAATCAGCTCCTATGTGCTGCTAGCAGTTCTCACTACAGGCCAACTCACTACAGCTGACTTGGGCTATGCTAATAGGATAGTCAGCTGGCTGGTGAAGCAGCAAAATCCCTATGGAGGCTTTTCCTCCTCCCAG GACACAGTGTTCAGCTCAGAAGGCTCTAGCACAATAACTGTAAAGTCAGCACCTGGACACAGTTACACCTTTGATATGAACCAGAACAAGAAGTTACTGTACCAAGAAAGATCATTGCAGGATGTTCCTGGCAAATACAGCATTGACGTGAAGCGCtccatctgtgtgtcagtgcag ACATCACTTTTCTACAATGTCCCCACACCTACTGAAATCAGTTCACTGAACATTACAGTGAATACTGAGGGAAACTGCACAAAATCATTTGATCACACTTTGACTATCAAGTTCTCTGTCCA AGTTGGATTCTAA